A part of Streptomyces sp. DSM 40750 genomic DNA contains:
- a CDS encoding LysR family transcriptional regulator, whose amino-acid sequence MHPHLLRTYVTVARLASFSEAARELGYTQSAVSQHIATLEQDLGAPLLTRRPVVPTTAGERLLEHAGPLLLRLDAARADVVRMAAAPEHGLTLVVTPTALGPRTIAALPAAGVTLRTLARDEIPAAVATGTADLGLVDGLAAPSDPLRLPDVAPLTTRGVGEEPVCVLLPATHPLARRPGLRLADLVDARWLDAPGAGLPLDRLRATSGTGGVRTALRYEGTDLRTLTTLAAAGHGLTVLPRGFAADVPGAVAVPLVEPRLVHRTELVYGGMPSGGAAALVRELTGPRAT is encoded by the coding sequence ATGCACCCGCATCTGCTGCGTACGTACGTCACCGTGGCCCGCCTCGCCTCCTTCTCCGAGGCGGCGCGTGAGCTGGGCTACACCCAGTCCGCGGTGTCCCAGCACATCGCCACGCTCGAACAGGACCTCGGCGCCCCGCTGCTGACCCGCCGCCCGGTCGTGCCCACCACCGCCGGCGAGCGGCTGCTCGAACACGCGGGGCCCCTGCTGCTGCGCCTCGACGCGGCCCGCGCCGACGTCGTACGGATGGCGGCCGCACCCGAGCACGGGCTGACCCTCGTGGTGACTCCGACGGCGCTCGGCCCCCGTACGATCGCCGCGCTGCCCGCCGCCGGTGTGACCCTGCGGACCCTCGCCCGCGACGAGATCCCGGCGGCCGTCGCCACGGGCACCGCGGACCTCGGCCTCGTCGACGGACTCGCCGCGCCCAGCGACCCCCTCCGCCTCCCCGATGTGGCACCCCTGACCACCCGTGGCGTCGGGGAGGAACCCGTCTGCGTGCTCCTCCCCGCCACCCACCCCCTCGCCCGTCGCCCCGGGCTCCGCCTCGCCGACCTCGTCGACGCCCGCTGGCTCGATGCCCCCGGCGCGGGCCTCCCGCTGGACCGGCTCCGCGCGACGAGCGGCACCGGTGGCGTCCGCACCGCCCTCCGCTACGAGGGCACTGACCTGCGCACCCTCACGACCCTCGCCGCCGCCGGACACGGACTGACCGTCCTGCCCCGCGGCTTCGCCGCCGACGTCCCCGGCGCGGTCGCCGTCCCCCTCGTCGAACCGCGCCTCGTGCACCGCACGGAACTCGTGTACGGCGGCATGCCGAGCGGAGGGGCGGCGGCCCTGGTGCGGGAGCTGACCGGGCCGCGGGCGACATGA
- a CDS encoding CTP synthase C-terminal region-related (seleno)protein, translating into MTNDAAQPASSPAARSARLALVGDRSPDVVSHSRVPLLLDALARRDRLVLDAYWIPSEDAADDAEAVRGFDAVWVLPGSPYRSEAGVLSAIRTAREEGIPFLGTCGGFQHALLEYARQVCGLTRVAHAETDPEAEDFLIEPLACSLVGHEATVVIEPGSLAQSVMNAERSVERYFCAYGPTRHLDALRAHGLRFSGHDEDGHVRIAELPGHPFFLATLFQPELAGDGSRPHPIVRAFARAAVEHTARAAESQPA; encoded by the coding sequence ATGACGAACGACGCGGCTCAGCCCGCCTCCTCCCCCGCCGCCCGGTCCGCCCGGCTCGCCCTCGTCGGCGACCGTTCCCCCGACGTCGTCTCCCACAGCCGTGTTCCGCTGCTCCTCGACGCCCTCGCCCGGCGCGACCGGCTCGTCCTCGACGCCTACTGGATCCCCTCCGAGGACGCCGCCGACGACGCGGAAGCCGTGCGGGGCTTCGACGCGGTGTGGGTGCTGCCGGGCAGCCCCTACCGCAGCGAGGCCGGTGTGCTCTCCGCGATCCGGACCGCGCGCGAGGAGGGCATCCCGTTCCTGGGCACGTGCGGCGGCTTCCAGCACGCGCTCCTGGAGTACGCCCGTCAGGTGTGCGGCCTCACCCGGGTCGCGCACGCCGAGACCGACCCCGAGGCCGAGGACTTCCTGATCGAGCCGCTCGCCTGTTCCCTGGTCGGGCACGAGGCGACGGTCGTCATCGAGCCCGGCTCGCTCGCGCAGTCCGTGATGAACGCCGAGCGGTCGGTCGAGCGGTACTTCTGCGCGTACGGTCCCACCCGTCACCTCGACGCCCTGCGCGCGCACGGTCTGCGGTTCTCCGGGCACGACGAGGACGGGCATGTGCGGATCGCCGAACTGCCCGGCCACCCCTTCTTCCTGGCCACGCTCTTCCAACCGGAGCTCGCCGGCGACGGCAGCCGCCCGCACCCGATCGTGCGGGCCTTCGCCCGGGCCGCGGTCGAGCACACGGCCCGGGCGGCGGAGAGTCAGCCGGCGTGA
- a CDS encoding LysE family translocator: MLSSLLAFLGACTLIAASPGPSTVLIIKESLRSRRSGFLTVLGNETGVFVWGLVAAFGLTALLAASELAYDVMRIVGAVVLVVFGAQTLWQARRSKGRPEGMGEAAEKSGWASYRGGLLLNLANPKAAIFAMSFLPQFVPAGAPHLPTMIGLAALWAVYEIGYYGVYVWFVGRMKAALSRAGVRRRLEQVSGGVLLLLGARLAWES, translated from the coding sequence ATGCTGAGCTCCCTTCTCGCCTTCCTCGGCGCCTGCACCCTGATCGCCGCCTCGCCCGGCCCCAGCACGGTGCTGATCATCAAGGAGTCCCTGCGCAGCAGGCGTTCCGGCTTCCTGACCGTGCTCGGCAACGAGACCGGTGTCTTCGTCTGGGGCCTCGTCGCCGCCTTCGGCCTGACCGCGCTGCTGGCCGCGTCGGAGCTGGCGTACGACGTCATGCGGATCGTCGGCGCGGTGGTCCTGGTCGTCTTCGGCGCGCAGACCCTGTGGCAGGCGCGCCGTTCGAAGGGGCGGCCGGAGGGCATGGGGGAGGCGGCCGAGAAGAGCGGCTGGGCCTCGTACCGGGGCGGGCTGCTGCTCAACCTCGCCAACCCCAAGGCGGCGATCTTCGCGATGTCGTTCCTGCCGCAGTTCGTACCCGCCGGCGCGCCCCATCTGCCCACCATGATCGGCCTCGCCGCACTGTGGGCGGTCTACGAGATCGGCTACTACGGCGTGTACGTGTGGTTCGTCGGCCGGATGAAGGCCGCGCTCTCCCGCGCGGGCGTACGGCGGCGCCTGGAGCAGGTCTCCGGGGGCGTTCTGCTGCTCCTCGGCGCCCGGCTCGCGTGGGAGAGCTGA
- a CDS encoding damage-control phosphatase ARMT1 family protein, which produces MPDTAPVIRCDTPGSFPHSVLAERHPALIRKVQDATPYGPGQRRALDELLENTLHGTVEPPADDDWWDTWNVRRHAGRSWFSLPFLVAESCFYRQLLRAVGYFGPGPWQGTDPFRPFKLAELDTPEAAAELTALGILAEHPLPDQLKALLHGSLWGNRADLGFRIQTAEENTAADSQLVADDSASLMSLLTGDGTGAGSGPGGRTLCLVADNAGRELIPDLLLIDHLLAHGHFDRAVLHLKPYPYFVSDATTADTLDAVRHLVAAETDAGHRLWSALSDGRLILRAHPFSCAPLPYADMPADLRDDFASAGLTLLKGDLNYRRLVGDRLRPPITPFAEVTAYFPGPVAALRTLKSDVIVGLTAETEAALVAAEGQRWRTSGTRALIQVRV; this is translated from the coding sequence ATGCCTGACACCGCACCCGTGATCCGCTGCGACACCCCGGGCTCCTTCCCGCACAGCGTCCTCGCCGAACGGCATCCCGCCCTGATCCGCAAGGTCCAGGACGCCACCCCCTACGGCCCCGGACAACGCCGGGCCCTCGACGAGTTGCTGGAGAACACCCTCCACGGCACCGTCGAACCACCGGCCGACGACGACTGGTGGGACACCTGGAACGTACGCCGCCACGCCGGCCGGTCCTGGTTCTCCCTCCCCTTCCTCGTCGCCGAGAGCTGCTTCTACCGCCAACTCCTCCGTGCCGTCGGCTACTTCGGCCCCGGCCCCTGGCAGGGCACCGACCCGTTCCGCCCCTTCAAGCTCGCGGAACTGGACACCCCCGAGGCGGCCGCCGAGCTCACCGCCCTCGGCATCCTGGCCGAACACCCCCTCCCCGACCAGCTCAAGGCACTCCTCCACGGCTCCCTCTGGGGCAACCGCGCGGACCTGGGCTTCCGCATCCAGACCGCTGAGGAGAACACCGCCGCCGACTCCCAACTGGTCGCGGACGACAGCGCGTCGCTGATGTCGTTGCTGACGGGCGACGGCACGGGCGCGGGCTCCGGACCCGGTGGGAGAACACTCTGCCTGGTCGCCGACAACGCGGGCCGCGAACTGATCCCCGATCTCCTCCTCATCGACCACCTCCTCGCACACGGCCACTTCGACCGTGCCGTACTGCACCTGAAGCCGTACCCGTACTTCGTCTCCGACGCCACCACCGCCGACACCCTCGACGCCGTACGCCATCTGGTCGCCGCGGAGACCGACGCCGGGCACCGCCTGTGGTCCGCCCTGTCGGACGGCCGCCTCATCCTCCGCGCCCATCCCTTCTCCTGTGCCCCCTTGCCGTACGCGGACATGCCGGCCGACCTGCGCGACGACTTCGCCTCCGCCGGCCTGACCCTCCTCAAGGGCGACCTCAACTACCGCCGTCTGGTCGGCGACCGGCTCCGGCCGCCCATCACCCCCTTCGCGGAGGTCACGGCCTACTTCCCCGGCCCGGTCGCCGCCCTGCGCACCCTCAAGTCCGATGTGATCGTGGGCCTGACCGCGGAGACGGAGGCCGCGCTCGTGGCCGCCGAGGGGCAACGCTGGCGTACGAGCGGGACCCGGGCACTGATCCAGGTCAGGGTCTGA
- a CDS encoding S1C family serine protease — MEQTALRPKPMPGQEPRGGRPSGTARRPHAAPRRARQRLITLLFALITSTVLVLSGVGLGTMGATVIGMSRLAEPRAGAGAGASEPSAGAGDSGRAQPSALASPPRTPGEGGSAPAHPTLGIEAVDASGGALVVGVHVPGPGYNAGLVRGDVVLALGATRTGSAADLARAIAAARPGVGVKLVVRHANGDRQYLAAVPGVVT, encoded by the coding sequence ATGGAACAGACCGCGTTGAGACCCAAGCCCATGCCGGGTCAGGAGCCCCGCGGCGGCCGCCCGTCCGGCACCGCACGGCGCCCGCACGCCGCACCCCGCCGCGCCCGGCAACGACTGATCACCCTGCTGTTCGCCCTGATCACCTCCACGGTCCTCGTGCTGTCGGGCGTCGGCCTCGGCACGATGGGCGCCACGGTGATCGGCATGAGCAGGCTCGCGGAGCCGCGGGCGGGGGCGGGGGCGGGGGCGTCGGAGCCTTCGGCTGGGGCGGGAGACAGTGGCCGGGCGCAGCCCAGCGCCTTGGCCTCACCTCCGAGAACTCCGGGCGAGGGAGGCTCGGCGCCCGCACACCCCACCCTCGGCATCGAGGCCGTCGACGCCTCCGGAGGCGCGCTCGTCGTCGGCGTCCATGTCCCCGGCCCCGGTTACAACGCGGGCCTGGTCCGCGGCGACGTCGTCCTCGCCCTGGGCGCGACCCGGACCGGCTCGGCGGCCGACCTCGCGCGAGCGATCGCCGCCGCGCGCCCCGGCGTGGGGGTGAAGCTCGTGGTGCGGCACGCGAACGGCGACCGCCAATATCTGGCGGCCGTACCCGGGGTCGTCACCTGA
- a CDS encoding lytic polysaccharide monooxygenase auxiliary activity family 9 protein codes for MHRLSARRTAGRRTAACRTTGRRTAVTTAAATVVAPLLLTAGAVTPAWAHGAPTDPVSRVSACSPEGGSQGSAACEAAIAANGAPFTAWDNMRIAGVNGRDREVVPDGKLCSGGLADYRGLDLARADWPSTRLSPGTTLDLTYRSTIPHTGTFKLFLTKPGYDPTEPLKWSDLPGKPFASITDPPLKNGSYEFSAKLPADRAGHHVLYTIWQNTSTVDTYYSCSDVVFPKAKQANAGAGGGSSEQTPAGSEETASEKPAAERSEPATTAPTESTQAPPAEAADDEAQAADPGSPVASTTDESGASVPLVAGGATALVLAVGTALFLRGRRHRSRIGD; via the coding sequence ATGCACCGCTTGTCCGCCCGCCGCACCGCCGGCCGACGCACCGCCGCCTGCCGCACCACCGGCCGACGCACCGCGGTCACGACCGCCGCCGCCACCGTCGTGGCCCCGCTGCTCCTCACCGCGGGGGCCGTCACCCCGGCCTGGGCGCACGGCGCGCCGACCGATCCGGTGAGCCGGGTGTCGGCGTGCTCGCCCGAGGGCGGCAGTCAGGGGTCGGCGGCGTGCGAGGCGGCGATCGCCGCGAACGGGGCCCCCTTCACCGCGTGGGACAACATGCGGATCGCCGGGGTGAACGGGCGCGACCGGGAGGTCGTCCCGGACGGGAAGCTGTGCAGCGGAGGGCTCGCGGACTACAGGGGTCTCGACCTGGCCCGCGCCGACTGGCCCTCGACCCGCCTCTCCCCCGGCACCACACTCGACCTGACGTACCGGTCGACGATCCCGCACACCGGGACCTTCAAGCTGTTCCTGACGAAACCGGGCTACGACCCCACCGAACCGCTGAAGTGGTCCGATCTGCCCGGCAAGCCGTTCGCCTCGATCACCGACCCACCGCTGAAGAACGGCTCCTACGAGTTCTCGGCGAAGCTGCCGGCGGACCGGGCCGGGCACCATGTGCTGTACACGATCTGGCAGAACACGAGCACGGTCGACACGTACTACTCGTGCTCGGACGTGGTGTTCCCGAAGGCTAAGCAGGCCAACGCCGGGGCAGGCGGCGGGAGTTCGGAGCAGACGCCCGCCGGGAGCGAGGAGACCGCGTCCGAGAAGCCGGCGGCCGAGAGGTCCGAGCCCGCCACGACCGCGCCGACGGAGTCCACGCAGGCGCCGCCCGCCGAAGCCGCCGACGACGAGGCGCAGGCGGCCGACCCCGGCAGTCCCGTCGCCTCCACGACCGACGAGAGCGGCGCCTCCGTGCCGTTGGTGGCGGGCGGCGCCACGGCGTTGGTGCTCGCCGTGGGCACCGCCCTCTTCCTCCGCGGACGCAGGCACCGCTCTCGTATCGGCGACTGA
- a CDS encoding Tat pathway signal sequence domain protein — protein MRTRSLLALAATTAALMVSAVSPASAADTVLTTGGLAGDAVAVGDVLNASLASGTTGKFYSSATGTSGVSCAESTFTATVTDNPAAPGTATERVDAHTFGSCTSNVVGVLGVTGVTVNNLPYTTTVTSDGVVTVSPAAGSVLQTTVVLRTLLGSITCVYQAAAITGTSSNDDNSINFTSQPFTKTSGSSLCFSTGYFTAKYAPVTDATQGGATVYTN, from the coding sequence ATGCGTACGCGATCCCTCCTTGCCCTCGCCGCGACCACCGCCGCCCTGATGGTGTCGGCCGTCAGTCCCGCCTCCGCCGCCGACACCGTGCTCACCACCGGCGGCCTCGCCGGCGACGCGGTCGCGGTCGGCGACGTGCTCAACGCGTCGCTGGCGTCCGGTACGACCGGCAAGTTCTACTCCAGCGCGACGGGCACGAGCGGCGTCTCCTGCGCCGAGTCGACCTTCACCGCCACGGTCACCGACAACCCGGCCGCGCCCGGCACGGCCACCGAGCGGGTCGACGCCCACACCTTCGGCAGCTGCACCAGCAACGTCGTCGGCGTGCTCGGCGTCACCGGCGTCACGGTCAACAACCTGCCCTACACCACCACCGTGACCTCGGACGGCGTCGTCACGGTCAGCCCGGCGGCGGGCTCGGTCCTCCAGACCACCGTCGTGCTGCGCACCCTGCTGGGCAGCATCACCTGCGTCTACCAGGCGGCCGCGATCACCGGCACGTCCAGCAACGACGACAACAGCATCAACTTCACCAGCCAGCCGTTCACGAAGACCTCCGGCTCGTCCCTGTGCTTCAGCACCGGCTACTTCACCGCGAAGTACGCGCCCGTCACGGACGCCACCCAGGGCGGCGCGACGGTCTACACCAACTGA
- the cyc2 gene encoding germacradienol/geosmin synthase Cyc2, translating into MTQPFELPHFYMPYPARLNPHLEEARAHSSEWAREMGMLEGSGVWEQEDLDAHDYGLLCAYTHPDCDGPALSLITDWYVWVFFFDDHFLELFKRSQDRAGGKAHLDRLPLFMPLDLSPPVPEPRNPVEAGLADLWARTVPSMSMDWRRRFAVATEHLLNESMWELSNINEGRIANPVEYIEMRRKVGGAPWSAGLVEYATAEVPTAVAESRPLRVLMETFSDAVHLRNDLFSYQREVEEEGENSNGVLVLETFFGCGTQQAAETVNDILTSRLHQFENTALTEVPALALEKGLTPDEVTAVAAYTKGLQDWQSGGHEWHMRSSRYMNEGATSSRGPLDFGGAVLSGPALVTRAGFGTSAADMGALLATAAAERLRAHMHVPYQKVGPSQLPDFYMPFKVELSPHLDAARPRLISWTHEMGMLSEGVWDEERLAAADLPLCSAGLDPDATPEQLDLSSRWLAWGTYGDDYYPLVFGHRRDLAAARLTTARLSDCMPVAGEQVPVPVNGMERGLIDLWARTTAGMTPDERRTLKASVDKMTESWVWEVFNQIQNRVPDPVDYLEMRRATFGSDLTLSLCRMGHGPQIPDAVYRSGPVRSLENAAIDYACLINDVFSYQKEIEYEGEVHNAILVVQNFFGCDYPTALGVVHDLMTQRMRQFEHVVAHELPVVYDDFGLSEEARAIMDSYVTDLRNWLSGILNWHQQVDRYKPEFLARRAHGFVPDRPPVLSFAPVHAG; encoded by the coding sequence ATGACGCAGCCGTTCGAACTCCCGCACTTCTACATGCCGTATCCCGCACGGCTGAACCCCCACCTCGAAGAGGCCCGCGCCCACTCCTCCGAGTGGGCGCGGGAGATGGGCATGCTGGAGGGCTCCGGCGTATGGGAACAGGAGGACCTGGACGCGCACGACTACGGTCTGCTGTGCGCGTACACCCACCCCGACTGCGACGGCCCGGCACTCTCGCTCATCACCGACTGGTACGTGTGGGTGTTCTTCTTCGACGACCACTTCCTGGAGCTCTTCAAGCGTTCCCAGGACCGCGCCGGTGGCAAGGCCCACCTCGACCGGCTCCCGCTCTTCATGCCGCTGGACCTCTCCCCCCCCGTACCGGAGCCGCGAAACCCGGTGGAGGCGGGCCTGGCCGACCTCTGGGCGCGTACGGTGCCGTCGATGTCGATGGACTGGCGCCGCCGTTTCGCCGTGGCCACCGAGCATCTGCTCAACGAGTCGATGTGGGAGCTGTCCAACATCAACGAGGGCCGGATCGCCAACCCGGTCGAGTACATCGAGATGCGCCGGAAGGTCGGCGGCGCCCCCTGGTCCGCCGGTCTCGTCGAGTACGCGACGGCCGAAGTCCCGACGGCCGTCGCCGAGTCGAGGCCCCTGCGGGTCCTGATGGAGACGTTCTCCGACGCGGTCCATCTGCGCAACGACCTGTTCTCGTACCAACGGGAGGTCGAGGAGGAGGGCGAGAACAGCAACGGCGTGCTCGTCCTGGAGACCTTCTTCGGCTGCGGCACCCAGCAGGCCGCCGAGACCGTCAACGACATCCTCACCTCCCGGCTGCACCAGTTCGAGAACACCGCGCTCACCGAAGTACCCGCGCTGGCCCTGGAGAAGGGCCTCACCCCGGACGAGGTCACCGCCGTCGCGGCGTACACGAAGGGGCTGCAGGACTGGCAGTCCGGCGGCCATGAGTGGCACATGCGGTCCAGCCGCTACATGAACGAGGGGGCCACCTCCTCGCGCGGCCCGCTCGACTTCGGCGGCGCGGTCCTGTCCGGCCCCGCGCTGGTCACCCGGGCCGGGTTCGGCACGTCCGCCGCCGACATGGGCGCGCTGCTCGCGACCGCCGCGGCGGAACGGCTGCGCGCCCATATGCATGTGCCGTACCAGAAGGTCGGGCCCTCCCAACTCCCGGATTTCTACATGCCGTTCAAGGTGGAGCTCAGCCCGCACCTGGACGCCGCCCGCCCCCGGCTCATCTCCTGGACGCACGAGATGGGCATGCTGAGTGAGGGCGTCTGGGACGAGGAGAGGCTCGCCGCCGCCGACCTTCCGCTCTGCTCGGCCGGCCTCGACCCGGACGCGACACCCGAGCAGCTCGACCTGAGTTCCCGCTGGCTGGCCTGGGGCACCTACGGCGACGACTACTACCCGCTCGTCTTCGGCCACCGCCGCGACCTCGCGGCCGCCCGCCTGACCACGGCCAGGCTGTCCGACTGCATGCCCGTCGCGGGGGAGCAGGTCCCCGTCCCGGTCAACGGCATGGAACGGGGACTCATCGACCTGTGGGCGCGTACGACGGCGGGGATGACCCCCGACGAGCGGCGCACCCTGAAGGCGTCGGTCGACAAGATGACGGAGAGCTGGGTGTGGGAGGTGTTCAACCAGATCCAGAACCGCGTCCCCGACCCGGTCGACTACCTGGAGATGCGGCGCGCCACCTTCGGCTCCGACCTCACCCTCAGCCTGTGCCGGATGGGTCACGGCCCGCAGATCCCGGACGCGGTCTACCGCAGCGGCCCCGTCCGCTCACTGGAGAACGCGGCCATCGACTACGCGTGCCTCATCAACGACGTCTTCTCGTACCAGAAGGAGATCGAGTACGAGGGTGAGGTCCACAACGCGATCCTCGTCGTGCAGAACTTCTTCGGCTGCGACTACCCGACCGCGCTCGGTGTGGTCCATGACCTGATGACCCAGCGGATGCGGCAGTTCGAGCATGTCGTCGCCCATGAACTCCCCGTCGTCTACGACGACTTCGGGCTGTCGGAGGAAGCGCGCGCCATCATGGACAGCTATGTGACCGACCTGCGGAACTGGCTGTCCGGCATCCTCAACTGGCACCAGCAGGTGGACCGCTACAAGCCCGAGTTCCTGGCCCGCCGAGCCCACGGCTTCGTCCCGGACCGGCCACCGGTCCTGTCGTTCGCGCCGGTTCACGCGGGCTGA
- a CDS encoding metallophosphoesterase, with amino-acid sequence MLVLAHISDLHLDGSERATRRAERVRDLLWGLPGRVDALLVTGDIADHGTEAEYEEAASILGLREGGAPFPVLTCPGNHDSRAPYRKALLGEPAADGPVNSAHVFADAAVLMCDSSIPGQDEGELDAQTYTWIEETLDELDGERSVLLAFHHPPVALHHPLPDTYQLGRPAALARLMARRTEIAGLITGHAHTPAATTFAGRPLVVGPGVTWTLRLPWEGDQVADREAPPGLAFHVLDDEGRLTSHFRVA; translated from the coding sequence ATGCTCGTACTCGCGCACATCAGTGATCTGCATCTGGACGGGAGCGAGCGGGCGACCCGGCGGGCCGAGCGGGTACGGGATCTGCTGTGGGGGCTGCCGGGACGGGTGGACGCGCTGCTGGTGACCGGGGACATCGCGGACCACGGCACGGAGGCCGAGTACGAGGAGGCGGCGAGCATCCTGGGCCTGCGGGAGGGCGGCGCGCCCTTCCCTGTGCTCACCTGCCCGGGCAACCACGACAGCCGGGCGCCCTACCGCAAGGCGCTGCTCGGGGAGCCGGCCGCCGACGGGCCGGTCAACAGCGCGCACGTCTTCGCGGACGCGGCCGTGCTGATGTGCGACTCCAGCATTCCGGGGCAGGACGAGGGCGAGCTGGACGCGCAGACGTACACCTGGATCGAGGAGACCCTCGACGAGCTCGACGGCGAGCGGTCGGTCCTGCTCGCCTTCCACCACCCCCCGGTGGCGTTGCACCACCCGCTGCCGGACACCTACCAACTGGGCAGGCCCGCCGCCCTGGCCCGGCTGATGGCCCGCCGGACGGAGATCGCGGGCCTCATCACCGGGCACGCCCACACCCCCGCCGCGACGACCTTCGCCGGACGTCCGCTCGTGGTGGGGCCGGGGGTCACCTGGACGTTGCGGCTGCCCTGGGAGGGCGACCAGGTAGCGGACCGGGAGGCACCGCCCGGGCTCGCCTTCCATGTGCTGGACGACGAGGGACGGCTGACGAGCCACTTCAGGGTGGCGTAG
- a CDS encoding S8 family peptidase, giving the protein MRTSTSRTAGRKLISVAAVSVALVAGMTSSVAVAAPSAKADAATAGATEAAPGTTAERLIVGYKSGAAEAKSNKAADADAVAKGKEAGESLDFQRRLGSGAALVDLGEDLTKADVADVVAEYQADPQVAYVVPDRLNKALATPNDTEYSKQWDLYESTAGMNLPGAWDKVTGTGVTVAVIDTGYVAHSDLAANIVGGYDFIADTAVSNDGNGRDSNPADPGDWTSDGECATDWTATTSSWHGTHVAGTIAAVTNNSKGVAGIAYGAKVSPLRVLGKCGGYDSDIIDAITWASGGTVSGVPANTNVAKVINMSLGGGGACTTATQTAINAAVNRGTTVVVAAGNSNANAANYSPASCSNVISVAATNRAGSRSYYSNFGSVVDIAAPGGETRTTTSGGILSTLNTGASGPGSETYDYYQGTSMAAPHIAGLAALLESASSALTPAQIESAIKTNSRAMPGTCSGGCGAGLADAAKTVQAVTGGSGGGSTGGTTFTNATAVSIPDNGAAIESSISVTGRTGNAPSTLQVGVDITHTYRGDLVLDLVAPDGSTYRLKASSSDSADNLVTTYSVNASSEVANGTWKLRVQDVAAQDTGRLNSWKLTF; this is encoded by the coding sequence TTGCGTACCTCCACCTCCCGTACCGCCGGACGGAAGCTCATATCCGTCGCCGCGGTCTCCGTCGCCCTGGTGGCGGGCATGACCTCCTCGGTCGCCGTCGCCGCCCCGTCCGCCAAGGCCGATGCCGCCACCGCCGGTGCCACCGAGGCCGCGCCCGGTACCACCGCCGAGCGCCTGATCGTCGGCTACAAGTCCGGCGCCGCCGAGGCCAAGTCGAACAAGGCCGCCGACGCCGACGCCGTGGCCAAGGGCAAGGAGGCCGGCGAGAGCCTCGACTTCCAGCGCCGGCTCGGCAGCGGAGCGGCCCTCGTCGACCTGGGCGAGGACCTCACCAAGGCCGACGTCGCCGATGTCGTCGCCGAGTACCAGGCCGACCCGCAGGTCGCCTATGTCGTCCCGGACCGCCTGAACAAGGCGCTGGCCACCCCGAACGACACCGAGTACAGCAAGCAGTGGGACCTCTACGAGTCCACCGCGGGCATGAACCTGCCGGGCGCCTGGGACAAGGTCACCGGCACCGGAGTGACGGTCGCCGTCATCGACACCGGTTACGTCGCGCACTCCGACCTCGCCGCGAACATCGTCGGCGGCTACGACTTCATCGCCGACACCGCTGTCTCCAACGACGGCAACGGCCGTGACAGCAACCCGGCCGACCCGGGCGACTGGACCTCGGACGGCGAGTGCGCCACCGACTGGACGGCCACCACCTCCTCCTGGCACGGCACGCACGTCGCCGGCACCATCGCCGCCGTCACCAACAACAGCAAGGGTGTCGCCGGTATCGCCTACGGCGCCAAGGTCTCCCCGCTGCGCGTGCTCGGCAAGTGCGGCGGCTACGACTCCGACATCATCGACGCCATCACCTGGGCGTCCGGCGGCACCGTCTCCGGTGTCCCCGCCAACACCAACGTCGCCAAGGTCATCAACATGAGCCTCGGCGGTGGAGGTGCCTGCACCACCGCGACGCAGACCGCGATCAACGCCGCCGTGAACCGCGGCACCACGGTCGTCGTCGCGGCGGGCAACAGCAACGCCAACGCGGCCAACTACTCGCCGGCCAGCTGCAGCAACGTGATCTCGGTGGCGGCCACCAACCGCGCCGGCTCCCGCTCGTACTACTCCAACTTCGGCTCGGTCGTCGACATCGCGGCCCCCGGCGGCGAGACCCGCACCACCACGTCGGGCGGCATCCTGTCCACGCTGAACACCGGCGCCTCGGGCCCGGGCAGCGAGACGTACGACTACTACCAGGGCACCAGCATGGCCGCCCCGCACATCGCGGGCCTCGCCGCGCTGCTGGAGTCGGCGAGCTCCGCGCTGACCCCGGCCCAGATCGAGTCCGCGATCAAGACCAACTCGCGTGCTATGCCGGGTACTTGCTCGGGCGGTTGCGGCGCGGGTCTCGCCGACGCGGCCAAGACGGTGCAGGCGGTGACCGGGGGCTCCGGCGGGGGCTCCACGGGGGGCACCACCTTCACCAACGCCACGGCCGTCTCCATCCCGGACAACGGCGCGGCGATCGAGTCCTCGATCTCCGTCACCGGCCGCACCGGCAACGCGCCGTCGACCCTCCAGGTCGGCGTGGACATCACCCACACCTACCGCGGTGACCTGGTCCTGGACCTGGTGGCCCCCGACGGCTCGACCTACCGTCTCAAGGCCTCCAGCTCGGACTCCGCCGACAACCTGGTCACCACCTACTCGGTGAACGCCTCCAGCGAGGTCGCCAACGGCACCTGGAAGCTCCGCGTCCAGGACGTCGCGGCCCAGGACACCGGCCGGCTCAACAGCTGGAAGCTGACCTTCTGA